The following DNA comes from Cucumis sativus cultivar 9930 chromosome 7, Cucumber_9930_V3, whole genome shotgun sequence.
GTGTTTTGAGAATTAAGAGCATTGTATCCTTATTTTGGCTCTCTTTTACTCGTTGAATCTGTTCATGCTATGTCTGACTTGAAATATATGACCCTGATGTTTTCgtaattttggttttggttctCAAGGGCTAACAATTTCGTAAACTAGGATAATCATAGTCATAAGAAGATGGGATGAAGAAATTGTTTGGAAAAataggaaattaaaaaaactgaaatttttaatagaaataattatCTGATGAAAATAACAGTGCCATCTCTTCAATGtattccattttatttcaGGCTATGGACAGACAGCCAATGAAATTATTCAAAGTGCTTTATTTCCTGAAGATGGACTGCATAATGGTGTTGGTCAGGCTGGAGGTGCAGGTGGGATTGTGATTGTTCGAGATATCGACTTCTTCTCATATTGTGAGTCATGTCTGCTTCCATTTCAAGTGAAATGTCATGTGGGCTATGTTCCATCTGGTCAACGAGTTGTAGGGCTCAGCAAGCTCTCTCGAGTGGCAGATGTGTTTGCAAAGCGACTTCAAAAGCCTCAGCGTCTAGCTGATCAGATTTGTTCAGCTCTGCAACATGGGATCAAGCCAGGAGGTGTTGCTGTTGTTATTCATTGTTTGCACACTCATTTCCCCAGCTTGGAGTCGTTCTTTCTTGACTCAAAATCCCCGGGATGGGTCAAAGTACAGGTGCAATCTGGTTCAGGAGCTTTCGAAAGCCAAGATGCTGATATCTGGATGGACTTTTTCagtcttttaaaatttagaggcACATATCCGACTAAAGCTGGGGCACCAGATTCAAATGCTCAACATTGGTGTCcatctcatttttcttcagCTTCTAAATTCTCAACCAAACCTGAACCGTTAAATCTGAAAATGACCAATGCAGTGACATCTATTTTGAGGTCTTTAGGTGAAGATCCATCAAGAAAAGAGCTTCTTGGAACACCTGGTCACTTCGTGAACTGGCTAATGAACTTCCAAAACTGTAATGTGGAAATGAAGATGGATATGAACAAGCTCAATGGCTTTGCTAATGGTAGAAATCATTTCGATCACAACGAGAACAGTAACCTCTCCGAGAAACAGATTCAATCACAGATGAATTT
Coding sequences within:
- the LOC101210466 gene encoding GTP cyclohydrolase 1, with translation MSMDASELSDLEVENGVKHCGFEDEPETIAIMDAVKVLLQGLGEDINREGIKKTPLRVAKALREGTRGYGQTANEIIQSALFPEDGLHNGVGQAGGAGGIVIVRDIDFFSYCESCLLPFQVKCHVGYVPSGQRVVGLSKLSRVADVFAKRLQKPQRLADQICSALQHGIKPGGVAVVIHCLHTHFPSLESFFLDSKSPGWVKVQVQSGSGAFESQDADIWMDFFSLLKFRGTYPTKAGAPDSNAQHWCPSHFSSASKFSTKPEPLNLKMTNAVTSILRSLGEDPSRKELLGTPGHFVNWLMNFQNCNVEMKMDMNKLNGFANGRNHFDHNENSNLSEKQIQSQMNFLFWSQCEHHLLPFYGVVHIGFIRDDGLTPLEKSLLNSVIHFYGFKLQVQERMTRQIAETVSSLLGTDVIVVVEGSHTCMISRGIEKFGSTTATIAALGRFSSDAAVRSMFLQSIPQTTIGEL